The region ATTGTTGTGCTGATGACAAAAATGTACTAAATGTAGTAGCGGCGTTATCTGGTAATGTAGCTAGAAAACCTATTACATTTGTAACTAATGCACTAGCCCACTGCCCAGCCACAATTGAGGCATATTGGAAATAATACGCTGCTCGCTCTGGCAAAGTTGCTATAAACCCTATAGCATAGCCAATACCGTAAGCAATCCTGTCTGGAAGCTCGTGAATAAATTGAGTTGCAACCTGATATGCGTTGCCAAACCAATTTGATACTGCGGCCCAAACCTCTTCTGTTTTTTGTTTTATCAAATCCCAGTTTTTATACAATAAATAACCGGTAGCTATCAGTGCGGCTATTCCTACAATGACTAAACCAATCGGATTTGCGGTTAACGCCGCATTCCACAGCCACTGTGCTATAGTGGCAACGCGGGAAGCAACTGTATATGATTTTGTAGCAACGGTAGCTGCCTCGTTGGCAGCTTTAATTTTTGTCATCCATTCCCATACCGTCATAAAAGGTAAAACTAGCCCCATAGCTATATATCCGAGGGCCGAAAAGGTCACTGTCGCTGCCATGATGCCACCAACGCCGAGCACAAGGGCATTCGTTAAATTAGGATATTTTTTAGACAACTCTTCAATTGTCGAAAACAAACCTGATAGCTTTTCTGCAAAAGTTCCTAACACTGGCAAAACAATGTTACCGAGCGTTATCCCTACTGCATTCATTGAATTTCTCATAAGTTGCAGCTTGTTTTCGGTTGTAGCTGACCTTGCGTCAAACTCAGCCTGCATACTGCCAGCATATTTAGTTTTATCAGCTACTTTGGCAAAGTTATCTTCAAGCGCCTGCAAATTGGTTAAAAGTGGTGAGATAGCTCCAATGGACTCTTTGCCAAATAAATCCGAAAGAACAGATGCTTGCTGGTATTTCGGCAACTGCTGTAGGGCTTTAAGTACTGTCAAAATAGCGCCTTGTGCATCTTCCTGCATGTATTTTGCCATATCAGCAGCGTTCAAGCCGAGAGCTGCAAACGCCTCTGCCTGACTCTTGGTAGCACCTTCACCTGCAACCATACCTAACACAAGGTTCTTAATCCCTGTCGCAGCAATTTCTTCTTGGATACCAACACCCACCATAGTTGCGCCAAGCGCAGCTATCTGTCCAGCGGCCACTCCGCCAATTTCGCCAAGCGGGCCAATACGAGTAACCACCTCAGAAATTTTGGGCGCAGACGCGGCAGTAGTATTACCAAGATAGTTTATTTGATCCGCTAATGATGCAACCTCACTTTGGTTCATTCTAAATGCAGTTCGCCACTGCGCCATCATCTGGCCGGCTTGTTCCGCGGTTACATCAAAAGCGACCCCCATTTTAGCAGAGTCTTCAGCAAACTTTAGTAAGTCTTCCCGGGCTATCCCTGATTGCCCGCCTGCCGCTACTATTTTAGCCAGTTCATCTGCTGCCATCGGTATACGCTTGGAAAGTTCGGTAATATCATTACCCATTTCCTTAAATTGCTCTGGTGTATCAAAATCGACAACTTTGCGCACATCTGCCATAGCTGATTCAAACTTCATTGCGGCCACGACTGGAGCGCCAACAGTCAGCGCTGTCTCGGCTGTATTCCAAATATTATCGCGAAACTTTTGCTTGCCATCTTCTAATGACTTTCGCATGGACATTGCCCGTCCAAGTCGCTCCTGCGCTTTAACGACTTTGTTTAGCTCCGCCGACATTAGCTTATGGGCATTAGTATAGGACTGAGCGCTAATTACCCCTTTCTTATATGACTCATCGAGTATTTTTAAGTTTACTTTAAGTCCGATAACTTCTGACTGTGTTCGCGCCATAACCGAACTTGCCGATGAAAAAGCAGATGTAAAGCCCGAACTTAGTCTAGCCGCAATGTTGAACATCATTTCAAACGTCTTTGCCATGGCGTCACCTCCTCCGGTTCATTGCTCGAACATCGGCTACCCATTCTTCCAGTTCATCTAACGAAAGGTCTAACCAAAACTCAAGTGATGAATTTATATTGGCGCATAGTCCTAAGCAAACTTTTCGGATCACCTTCCCCGGTTGCTCGCCTAGTCCTCGTTGAATAAAAAATTCTGTACCAACATAGTAACTCGCGAAAACTCTCTGGCAGGCAAGGACAAAATCATCTCGACGGGCACTTTCGCGGCCTGAGCAGCAACAGCAGCTTGGTATTTCATTGAAAAAGATACTGCCGGCGTCCGATCACCCATAGCGCGAACTTCCGCTTCTGCCTTTAATAAATCTTTGCCTGTAAGTGCATCAAAATTCAAATCAATAGATAAGTGTTCAACACCTTCAAAATTAACAGGCTTTTTGAAAATTATGTTCATGCGAAATTCCTCCTACTATTTTCTTTTTTTAAAAATTGTCATACACTAATAGTGAGAGGGAAAGGGGGCAACCACGTGGATAGGCTCTTTGATATTATTGAGATAGTGTTCAGACTATTCCTCTTTGCTGTAGTCTTCGGATTTTCTTATGTTGCCGGCATGGTCCCTGGCTCTTTTGTGTCCGTAGCCTTTGCTAAGCTCGGTTTAAATAGCGAAATTGGCTTTTGGATAGGCTGCATTCCAGGAATGCTTTATTTTCTTATTAGATTTAAAAATATATATTGGTGGAAAAATTACAGCCAAAGTGAAACAAAACAATAGAACTAGGGCTGCAGTCCATTTGGAATGCGGCCCTTAAATTTTTAAATTAGCCCCAATGCCTCGCGCACGGCCGCCAGATAGTCGAAACCTTTGATACTGCAGATGTAGTTATACTTGTCAATTTCAACCAATACTTCATTGTTCAATTTAATTTTTATATACACCACTTCAAATTCATTCGATGCATCGCCGCCGGCGCCGACATCTAATTTACCGAGGTCTGTTTTTTTAGGAACGGCCTTAACTACTACTTTTAGTGGCTGTGTAATATATTCACCTGAGCCTGCATCATAAACTTGAATAGCGCCGCGTAGGTCGAGTGAGTGAGCTTTTTGTTGTGCTAACCCAACGAGCGGACGGGTTATTGTACGCCAGTTCAAAGTTAATGTCATGCTGCCGAAGTGTCCGAGTACTGGGCTATCTACCTCACCAGCAATGCCAGCGCCTTTCACTGTGTCTGTAAGCGGCTCAATGCTCGGCAGTTGAACGTCTGCGACACCTAGAAGATCAATGCCGTCCTGATATACGCGGAAATTAATTAATTTTTCTGGTACCGGGTTCATTCACTGCACCTCCTTAGCTAAACAGTGTTTCAAGATATTTCGGGTCGTACTCGACAATAAAGTCGATTTCCCGCGCCGGGGACGGCGGCGTAACGTAAACGTGGAACCGGACAATGCCATCCATAAGATCGGTGACGGGGTTTTCATCTTTCAAGAATTCAACCCGGCCACCAAGGATGAACTGCCGCGCTGCAAGGCCATTCAGCCAAATGTTAGCGCTGTCCACGATCGTCTCAATCAGCCGCTTATTGATGGGAAAGTCGACTTTCTGCCAGAAGGTGAGCACCAGCGTATTGGCGATCCAGTCGAACATCCGGCGAATGGGAATAAACGCGTCTTTGGGGTCAGTCACTGCCGGATATGCCCCTGTTCTGTTGCCCCATGCCTTCCAGCCGCCGCTGAAATTGAGCGCGGTAACAATACCTTGGCCGTTGAGATATGCCGCTTGGTCGGGGCCAAGGAAAACCTCTGTGCCGTTTTTCAGTACCGCCCCGCTGGCCTGCAAAGATTTGTTGGACGGGCTAACATACGGTATATCTTCATTGTCAGCATCAGTCTTGCAAATGACGCCTGCCAGCTGGGTAGACAGATGATACTGCTCATCACCCAGTTTGACCTTCGGCCAGCAAACAACTTGACGAGCACTGGTATAGTTGTTAGTGTTCTTCCAAGCGGCCACGTCGGAATATTTAGTTACCGTATCAGTCGGCACGTCGGTAAGGGCAATGCATTTAAAATGGCCATTGATATTCGACGCCTTTGCAACCATGACGGCCGCCACCGCAGGGTCATACGACCAGCCCGGGGCAAGTATCATGCCGGGGATAAGTCTGAACATGGGATAAATCTGGTTGACCAGCTCCAGGCCCTCATATGCGCCAGTGACAACGTCCACGCCGCCGATAATATCACTAGCATCTACCGCAGCCGGGTTGAGCTTGTCATAAGTCGCGACAAGTGACGTCTGATTAGCCGGTATCGCTCCGGTCGAAAGACGGGTTATTACCACATTGCCATCATCGTCAAAAGCGGCAGTATAATCGGTGTCTTTCACCAGTGCTGTACCGCCGGCTTCGAGTTTCACTATCAAGCTGTCGAGTAAAACGTCATCGTTGATTTTCCCTACCCCGGACGTAAGCGTCACTGTCGCGCTCGTCACGGTCGTTTTGTGCACTGCCGGATCAAGAACATTGACCAGGACCACAGGAGCTACATTGAATAGCGCGAAATGCGATTTAATAAACTCACAGAGAGTGTATTGATCCCACTTATCGGAATAACCGAAGGCGTCAACTGCTTCTTTATAAGTGTAGCAGAGCACCGGCTTATTAACCTGCGCCGGGCTTGTCGCAAGATGAAGCGGCGCCGTACCAAACACAGCAGGCAGGCCGGTGCTTGTTCTCACCGGCGGCACGACCGACGTCGGGACCTCATAGATATAAATACCGTGTTTATAGCTCATTAGTTAGCACCACCTTTCATGGTGAACTCTAAGACTTGGTTGAAATTAATATTTTCCGGCGTGCCTTTTGTGGCAATCGCCTGCTCAGATCTCGCCAGGTCGGTCACAGGAACAAACAGCGTCTTGACCGCCGGACACTTCTCAAAGAGACTGCCAAGATGTTCCGGCAATCCTCCCTTGAACACGGTATATCGCTGCAGTATTCCACCTGGGATATTAGGACCGCAATAAATAAGCCGCTCCGGTTTTGCGGCCGGTGCGGCCTCTTTAGTCTTTGAAGTATTCGTCGCCATAGTCGACCTCCTCTATTGGTTGTGCGATTGTCCAGTTGGTTGTCATCCATGCAACCGAATATGGCCAAGGCCTATCCTCTGGCATTTCGCACTTAATGGGGAACTCAAGCCAAAATTTTTTCGCTACCGTCCGATTTTTTAATAGACCTTGGCGAATTCGCTCTAATAGTTCCAGCGGATCACGCCAGCCTTGTCCATGCTTTGAGTAAGTTGTTGCGATGAACTTGACTGTCGCTGTGCCGCCTTGTCCGGTATCTTCACTTGTAAGGTAGCGGACAATAAGGAAAGGTACTGGCAGAGTATCATCGGGCGGCTTGCCGGGTTTAGGCTCATCTTCGTCAAGAAAGCCGGGGATTACCCTGGCTGGTACAAGAGTTCCAGACTCTGTTTCCAGCATTAAATCCGCCGTGGCCGCCTGGGCAACGGTACACAGTTCGTCAACTAATAGTAACGGAGTACTCATTTTCCATAACCTCGCAGTATTCGGTTAATCTCGTGGTCGAGTCGTTCATCGAGCCGGCGCTTAGCGCCTTCTTCGACGAATTTAATAACCGATTGATTGCCTAGCATCTGGGGAACAGATGGGCCGTAATGTTGGTCTATTGCAAATCTACCCTTGGTGTTTCCTGCGCCCCGCTTTTTGGGCCGCGGTCCCTGATCTTTCATGTATTTAACCGCACTTCGATTAAATACACCAATGTGGCCATTGGCCATTTTTGCTACAAATGATTTTGCTATAATCCCGCCTGCTCCATACTTAACTTGAGCATACACGCCATCCTTGGGACGACGTTTGGTAGGCTTACTCGGTTTTATTTTAAAATAAGACAGCGCTCTTGGCTGGCCGCGAGAGATAACAGCCGCCGACAAGTTACTGGTTTGCGCCTTGCGGATCTCCATCGTTTCCCTAATGCGAGACGGGGAAATAGTATATACTTCCCGCGTCTTTTTTACAGCATCCGTCCTGCCGCCTTCCGCTGCCCGGTTGATTGCGTTTGCTATCGCTTTAGGCACAGCGCCGGGAATATGTCCAAGAAGCTTCTGTGCGCGTTCTAACTGTTCGGCAGATAATTCTATCATGCCATATTCGCCCCCAACGTGATTTCAAGCAGGCCGTTATTATTAACACACTCCATAACTGTGTACCATTTATCATCGATTGTCATGCGCTGATCATAGTCTGGGCGATAACCTAAATCAGATTCACGGACAAACAATACAACCTGCCGCATAAATAGGCCATCATAATTCATGCGATATTGCTTGCTGATGTGTTGGTCAATAATACATACCATGTTCTGGCCATTTATGTTATGCATCTCGGCGAATTCGTCCAGGTCAAAAAATACATCGAGGTCATCGTTTAGCAGGCTCATAGTTATTTACCTTTCACTGTTTGGGCCGGATCAACGGACGGCAGACTGACTGTGCTTTCTTTAACCTCGGCAGCAGGATCGGGAACAACCTTCGCACCGTTCTGAGCAGACAACGCCTCAATTGCACCGTTGCTCTCGTCTACCAACTTTTTTGCTAGGGCGTCGGGTACGCCATAGAGTACACTACCAGGACCGTAATCTTGGCCCTGGTAGCGTACTTTAAACTGCTTTATATATAAATCCAAAGTATTTCCTCCTTTACCGGCTTACCGGCAATTAAAATGCTTTTAAAGTATACCAATCATCGATAAATTCAGGTTTAGGAACACACTTGCTGGCCACGCGGATCATTCTAACGTCTTTTCCTTTTTCACTCCAAACCTTCGGCACATAGGCGCCTTCATAAGTCCGGAACTCTTCATCATTTTCCAACTGCGTAATTGCTCCAAATAATTGCGAACCCCGACCGGGAACGCCCATGATGACATAACCGTCCGGAATATATTGTTGTATCGTTCCGTTATCATCCTGATAAATACCGTCATAAGCATAAAGCTCAAGATTCAGGCTTTCAATAATGCCAACTCTGACAACGCCTGGTACGGTAATACGCGGCTGAATGCTCATAAGAGTCATATTATCCCGGCTTGGAATCATCAGAATTTTTTGGAGCGATGGATTATTGATAAGGGCATTCTTAGTTTTATAACTAAAAATTGCCACCTCCGGAATTCGCCCGCTGTTTCGAGATATAGTCTGAGACATTTCTTCCAAAACGCTGTAAGGATCACCTTGCGGAGTCTTTCCATCAGTTGCTAACCAACAATCTGACCCGGTAAGAGTTAATTTCTGAGTCCAATCAGAATAGGTGATCGTATCGATAATCTGTGTTTTCCCATCATCGGCATAGCCGGCGGCTTCAAATTGACCAAACAACATTAGCTGAGCGCACATCCATTCAATGCGGCGTGTATTCATGTCCTGAAGTTCTGCCATATCTCTCGCACGCAACTCCATTGCGCGCTGCTCCGGTGTTCTAGATGAAAATACATTTTCACCAAATGCCCTATTCTCAATATCGGCAACCGTAGTGGGACGCTGCGGCGCCATCATAGGGGGTTCGTATTCTTTGGTAGTAAATCTACCGCGTTCGACGTTTACGCCGCTTACGCCTTTGGTAACAAATGGCGCCATCATGCGATTCCCTTTCCGGTAATCCATCATTACAGTCTTTGTAGGAAATGTCTGGATGTTTGGGAAAAATGTATCCCGCAATAGCGTAGACGGGGGATAGCTTTGTCCAAGAGCAGCTAAAAGCAGTCTGGTATCGTTAATATTGATAGGCATTATTAATTCCTCCTTATTTTTTACTTCACACTGGTCAGATAGATATTGAGGTCACGCAACGCGTCCTCGTGTTGAGATGCGGTATCCGTACCACCGAAAGATAGTTTTTCACGGTTAAAAACTCCTGACTTATAGACCGTGGCAACAACGTCAGCGCTTGTTGCATCAACCGGATACGCTAAAATCGCATACGGTTTTTCACTGCCGTCGGTTTTCGTACTGTCTACCGACACCAATTTACCGGTAGCAGTTACTTTGCCAAGCACTCTTCCGCGAGGCAGAACTCCGGTGCCAGTGGCAATGATTTCGTTTGCAGTAAATATGGCAGGATCAGTTCCGGCAATTAAGCCGTCATATTCGTAAGTATCAACGGTATTTACCAATTCAGCCATTATTTATCAGTCCTCCCATGCTTTTTATTGATGATTCCTGATATAAGATTAATAGCCGCAGCCATTTCTTGCTTGCTATCTACTTGTCCACCGCCATCGGCTTTAATGCCATCGACGCCGGAATTTTTATTATCAGTTATTACTTTTATCATAAAATCCTGTCCGTCTTTGACATCAGTTGCGGGAGCATGTTTTTTAACAATATCCACGATCGGCTTAACTTCTTCAGCCGTTTTCCCGCTAGCTTTGGCATCGTCAATAATAGCATGCACAGCGGCGTTTTTGGGGTCGTCCAGCGCGTCCAATGCAGATAGGCGATCCTTTTCATTTTTAATGACTTCGTCTTTCAGTTGATTTACCAGATCAGGGTAGGCCTTTTTCAAGTCATCGATTGTTTTGATTTCCACCGATTTTTCCTCCTTCGATTTAGCCGGCATTGGCTGTATTTTATTTACTAATTGCCGCAACTGACCGACATTTTTCAGTCGACCCAGATCATGACGCACTGAGTTAACAAGTAAAAAACTGTCGTCCATTACCATGTTTACGACATTGCTGGCACCTGTAACTTCATCAACAAAGCCATATTCTTTAGCCATCTCGGCAGTCATCCAGGTTTCATCATCCATGAGCTTGGACAATTTCTTATCGTCCAAATGACTTTTTGTCTTATAAGCGTTCATAATGCTTTGCTTGACAATTTCTAAATCAGCAGCCATTTTCATCATCTGGTCGTAGTCATAGTATCCCAACAGGCCAACTGCCGGGTTATGAATCATGATCATGCTATTTGACGGCATGATAACTTTGCCGGCCATCATAACAATAGTAGCCGCACTAGCGGCTAAGCCGTCAATATATACCGTAACTTCGCCAGAATACGTGGCAAGCTGATTAAAAATCGCATGCGCAGCGAATACGTCGCCACCTGGACTATTGATCCTGACGTTTACCTGTTTCCCGCCTAACGCAGCCAAATCACTGGCAAATTGCGCCGGTGTGACTTCATCTCCCCACCATGTGGTGTCTGAAATTGGTCCATAGAGTAATAAGTCAGCGCTTTCGCCATCAGCACTGTTCTTAAAATTCCAGAATTTCATTGTTTTTGATTACCTCCTTCCTCCGGTATTGCTTGTGTAGTTTTAGAAACTGTTGTTGTGACAATGGGAATTTCGAGGCTTTTCATCGTTTGTTGCTCGATTGCCAGTCGTTCGACGTTTTCATTCCATGACGTGCCGGTCATTTCGGCAGCTTCTTTTTCACGGGTGCTAAAACCATATAGCACCCTGAGCGCCGCCCCTTCGGCATCTTTGACAGGATCAAGAACACCCATAACCGGACCATACCATTCCGCATTACTCCACGCTTTGCGTTTAAGCGGATCAGTAAAAAAGCCGGGCGCTTTTATCCGGCCGATTGCAACCGATTCCGCTAGCCATATTTCATAACACGGCTGGCAAAAATCACGCGAAAACCATACCCGGCGCGTCTTGAACGCCGCCCAAGCCTGCAAGAGCGCCGCACGGCTGGCAGAATAACTGGAATTGAACGCCTTCATCAAGACTTCATAAGGCTGTTCCAGAGTTGCCCCGACCTGCTTAATCAATTCCCGGGTGAACGGTTCAAACGTCGACAAACTCCTCTGCGCATCCACCGAAGTGACATCATAACCCGGCGGCAATACATTCAGTGTTGCAGGCCCTAATTCAAACGCATTCGGGTCTAAAATTATACGCTCATGCTGCCCAAACACCGGTTGTAAAGGAAATTGCCCGTTTGATACAAACTGCTCTTTAAAAAACAGTGAAAAAAACGACTTTATGATTGCCGCAGTCAATTCAGCATCCGTATATCTGCCAACCTGCTTTATTACTTCCAATACCGGTGCCAAATAAGGAACGCCCCGATATTGCTCGGGACGTTCATCATGACAAATCTGCAGGATATTCGGTTGTCCAGTCAGCGGCCCGAAGGCTTCCACACGCTGCCACTGCGACAGCGTGGACATATTTGTTGGATCATATGGGTAACGGTTGCACACCCAATATGCGACAACCGCACCGTCGTCGTCAACCTCAACGCCGTTAATGATACGATTACCATTATCCAGGTTTCTGACTGTCATATCGTACGGCGATATCGCGTCAAAGACGCTTTGTACATTCGGATTGCACACGCGAGACGCCTCAATGAGCTGGATACGCAGGCTATACGGCATTCCCGGTACTGGCGGCCGGTATTTAAATACCGCAAAGCTATCACCGTCAATCATGTAGCAAATATAAGCAATATCTTGCATATCATACCAGTTGTTTTTGCGCAGTGCGTCACAAAACTTGCTGGTTGCCCATAACTCAAATTCTTCTTTGACGGCTTTTGCCCATTCCTCGGCCTCTGCCGCTGTCATGCCCAATAATTTGTACTTCGGTTTCGGACTTAATTGAAGTCCTGCACCAATTACATTTGTCCGCGACGTATTTATCGCACTGGATGCTACCGGCGCGCTCATGACAAGGTCAGCCGACCGGGCCCGTAGTGTGCTTAAATTAACATCAATGTCAGATTGTGGACTACTTCGAATTGGCCGCCAACCTGCCAGGCTGCCTTTTGTGTAGCTTGCACCGTGTTCAGAATAGCCCGTGTTGATAATCTGACGGGTTATAACCGTACCGCTCGGCTGAATCGGTGCAGTAGGTAATCTTGCTTTTTGCCGATTGCGCTTTTTATGCTTCATTACCCAATCCCCCTATAAATCTCTCAATATGACACGTTTTGAACGGCTTCCGGGCGAAAAGTCCGTTGATCCTACACCTGCGGACAGCAAATTATTGATGCTTGCGCCAATTTGGCTCAGTTCCGCCCGACGTATCCGACGACTGCCGATAGTCACTTCCTGACTTCTCAGCGCCTTTTTCTCCGCGTCAAGGTACGCTTGCAAGCGTTCTTCCTGTATACTGGCCACTTTCTCACCTTCTTTTTT is a window of Sporomusaceae bacterium ACPt DNA encoding:
- the clpP_2 gene encoding ATP-dependent Clp protease proteolytic subunit — protein: MKFWNFKNSADGESADLLLYGPISDTTWWGDEVTPAQFASDLAALGGKQVNVRINSPGGDVFAAHAIFNQLATYSGEVTVYIDGLAASAATIVMMAGKVIMPSNSMIMIHNPAVGLLGYYDYDQMMKMAADLEIVKQSIMNAYKTKSHLDDKKLSKLMDDETWMTAEMAKEYGFVDEVTGASNVVNMVMDDSFLLVNSVRHDLGRLKNVGQLRQLVNKIQPMPAKSKEEKSVEIKTIDDLKKAYPDLVNQLKDEVIKNEKDRLSALDALDDPKNAAVHAIIDDAKASGKTAEEVKPIVDIVKKHAPATDVKDGQDFMIKVITDNKNSGVDGIKADGGGQVDSKQEMAAAINLISGIINKKHGRTDK